The following DNA comes from Athene noctua chromosome 1, bAthNoc1.hap1.1, whole genome shotgun sequence.
gctttcttctttttccaggaGCAAGCCTCATCTCTCTGGTAGTCCCAGCATGCAAGAGTAATTTTGGGGCCACATCGTTTTCTTGCACTCAAGCAGGTGACACAGAGGGAAAGCAACAGTGGGAGTCTCATGACACTTGGGCTGGCTTAGCACCCTGTACAGTTTACAGTAGCCTTAAGGGTGCTGTAGTTGGCATAAACAAGAACAGATCTGGAGGCTGTTGCAGTGCTCAGAAATGGCTGGCGTGTCACACTTTCCTCTTTTATGCTATTTTTCTCTGTACACAACCATGGTGGGAATGAATGTGGCAGCAGTATCTCTGTGACAGTAGTTGTCCCCTTGCAAAGAGTCACACTGTTAAAATGTCAATATTTCTGGTACTCGGTTCCTGAATAATGGTGGATACATAGCACTTAGGAGGTGTACCACTGATGAAGGAAATAATTGGTTAAGGGATGAGGATTTCTTGAACATTTCACTGGTATTTTTTCCTGTATGAGAAAACGTGTATAACAAAAAATTTAATGTGTATAACCCGTTTTCAGAAGTGTTTACAGTTCTCTGAGGATTATGGTCTCAGGATTTTAAGTACATTATTGGCACGCTTTGAAAAATGGGAGATGATTGTAATAAGATGTGGTTTCCTGAAGCAGAATCAAACAGAGCTTTTCCTAGCAGGGGTTTGGCAAGTGGTTCCTAATAATTTCCCAGGTCTTAAGTAGTTATGGGGTAGCATTCAGTGACAATATTACAGTTTTTGCAGTTGCTTCTTTCTACAATCGATTCATGACATAAGCAAATCTTAGAAGCGGTAACAAGATCTTTATTATGATCATGTTATAAATTTGTTCTCTGTGCCttaactaataaaatattttatagccCCTAGTATGTTATTGATTGCAGAATGTTTGCTTATGCTCTTATTTTGGTTGCTAGGGGAAATAAGTGATCTAAAATTGTTGACCTCTTTTTCCCACTCCAGATTCTAGTGCTGTTTCGAAACGCTAAAGATAcagctgtttcatttttccatttccaCAACAATGTGTCAAGCGTGCCCAGTTACAGCTCCTGGGATGAATTCTTCTCAGAGTTCATGAATGGGAAAGGTATTGTTATAGTTACTGAGTGTAGCTGAagaagcaacacacacacacacacacacacacaaaatttaaaaacaactaaATGGGACCAGTGGGAAAACAGCTGTGTCATAATTAGTTTACTGGTGGCCATACATCACGATAAAGGAGGCAGCTGAATGCCAGAATGTCCAAAAGATGTTTTGTTTCTGGGTATTTTGCTCTTCCAGGCAAGGGTGAGAGAGTTGCATGGCAGCTTGACAATGGCATTGGGTCAGAATTCTGCCGCTAGTCCTGGAGGAAACACTGCAGTTCTGAAGTGGTAATGAAGTGACAGTTTGTTGTCTTGTCTGTTTCTGCACACCTCATTAGCAACTCAGATTTTAGATTTAGACTGATGTCTGGCTTTGGCTTTTAAGAGGTGTTTAAATGACAATATAATAACAGAGGGGAAGCACATAGtgaaatttgtatttctgtgtggAAACCATTTACCTACAAAAGTCCAGAGAAAGCCTCTGTCATTCTGTTGTACAGTACGATACCATGGAAAGGACAGGCTGTTCTGTTTCTTTGCATTGCTGTAACTGATAGGCAACAGAAGGCAATTCTTCAGTCAGAGAGAAGAAAGTACCCAGTAAGAGAAGGTCACATtgatgtttctttctcttctttacaGTTGGCTGGGGATCCTATTTTGATCATGCGGTCACCTGGAACAAACACATTGAGGATGAGAATACTATGATCATAATATATGAAGACCTGAAAGAGGTAAAACAGATGCTGTGTACTGACAGGCAGAACACATCCGAGCCCATTCCTTGAAATGTGCTGAAGTTAACAACAAAAGGCACAGGTTTCTGAAAGAGCGAGATCAAGCTGATTTTCATGACAAGATGAGTCTGGTTATAGAAAAGCTGAGCTCCAGTGTAATGCAGAAAACATACTGTGAGGGAAAATATGTAGTTAATAGATGATGGCAATGCGCATCTCAAGTGGGTAACTCCTTTTTTGGAGGAAGCATATTGTGTGTCTCCCTTTCACCATATTGCTTTCAGAACCTGACTGCCAGTGTAAAGCAGATAGCTGAATTCTTTGGATTCTCCCCAACGGCAGAGCAGATCCAGTCCATTGCAGACAGGGCCACTTTCCAGGCAGTGAAGGATAAGGCAGAGGAGACTCATGGTGCTGTTGGCTCAATTCTTTTCCGCAAAGGTAAATTTGGTTGTATTTTGCCAGGGTGGTGAATGGTAGCACTGTGTCTTAGGCAGACAGGAATTTGGATCAGTAGATTGTTAATCTTTCTGTAAAATTTTCAAGGTTGGGAGTTGTTTAAGAAAAAACGATTATACTTCAGGATGCTGTCACTTGATTTCATCACAAGAGCCTTTACCATTTGGTAAAGCTCTATATAATGTGATTAGCAGAAGTGCCCTACAAGTAGCACACCCTTCAGTTGTGATATGCAGTAAGCACCAGTTAAAACAAAGAAGAGTTATTTTGGCTTCTGTGAGTACTGGGGATAGCCTGGCGCTTAGTCTACAGAGTGCCTCCACAGATGTTTCCTCTTGGGTTTTCTAAATAACCTGTGTGATTGCCTATGAACCTCAGTCAACACATGGAATCTAGAAACTCCACAGATTGAGCTGTGTCTTTTAGTCATGGATCAAGCTAGAGCTGTAGACTCAGACAACCTTGGACTGTGGGCTCTCCAAAATCTAGATTAAAGGTGAACTGCAGTTTAGGGCAGTGTCTGCTTGCTGTGCACAAAACTCTTGCAGTTAAAAGCCAAATCTTTGAACTTTCTGGGTTGGTTTCACAGCTGCTGGTCATCTTTTATGGTCTTCTGCAGCTGCACAAGGCACATGCCAAAGCTATGAAGGCAGACCAGTAGCTTCATATGTTTGCTTTATGTTCACATTCTTCTGAGGACACCAAATGTAAGGCAAATATAAGAGTGTCTTCTTGGGTCAAAGATTCTTTtcttgcaggaagaaaaaaaaaagaaaaaatggattaTCCTGAAATATGATAATGAGAGACTAtgtagttttttgttttaaatcatacTCCTTGGTCCTTTCAGTCCAGggtaatattttacttttctttattttctaggTGTTGTTGGAGACTGGAAAAATCTTTTCACTGAAGCTCAGAACCAGGAAATGGATGCCAAATTCAAAGTGTGCTTAGAAGGAACTAAACTGGGAGCGAAATTAAAATATGATGTGTACTGCAAGATCTGAACCTCCTTTACAGAAAAAACCTCATATTCAGGCTGCTTTTCGTTCACTTTTATGAAATAAACCAGAAACTGACAATATctgatttaaaaattttgaagatCCATGCAATTTGCAAACCTGTTTCTGCTGTCTTAACTTACACAAGCAATCCTTGCTCATGCAGTTAATACCATTGACTTCACTGGATTCTCTTAAATGAGCTGTAGTTCTTTGGCCTCACTTGGTTTTTAACACTGATTTTTAGTTATGGTTTCAAGTTACCTGGTAGAATCCTGTGTGGAATATATATGCAGTAGTTAAACCTGCTGAAATTGCTAGAAATGTATTTAGTAAGTTGGAAGTGATTTTCcaagagattttttaaaacaatcatgAAATGTCATTTTGATTCTTAATTTCTAAGTCCACATAGTATTCacatataattttaatttctaagttcatagtataaaatgaaatttcaaaagGCCTTGTATTTGTCTTTGCTACTTTTTGTGTGCTGATAAATGTGAGAGAAAGGTAAAGGAACTCAGCAGTGGAAATTTTCTCCCCCttttggcaaaaatatttttctttcgtTTGGTGGTGTGAGATCTCCTCCTGAGCAACTGAACAAATTGCCTTGGACAGAACTTACTTAGGGACGTTGGAGTCCCTCTCCTGGTTGTGGCTTGCTTTGTGGCTTAACCTCAACGCAGGGTTACCCACGGGGGAAACTGGAAACCTATGCTGAGAACACCAGGTTTTGTCCACGTGGTGGTTTGGACTCCTGAGCACCCACCCTGCTTTGGATGTTGAGAAAGTGAATGAAGAAGCTCCTGGCTGGGCAGGAATAGGGGGAAGTCACTTTATGGTATCAGGGCAGGGGACTGGTAAACAGTTGATTGATTTGTGTGAAAGAAGGGGCTTCTTACACATAAGAGAAAGAAGTACTTCTTGCATAACTCTGGAAATGGAGCCTTTACCTGGGCTATCTGGCTTTGCCTGGGTTACTTTATGCCTAACAGTAGTATACAGGATCTCAGAGACAGGATGTGAATTTGTTCTGGACATCTCTCTGAGAGATCTGAAGTGCCACTGTCCAGAACAGAATGGCTGTCCTTTGGTGGAGCCAGAAGACTGGTGTGTGCACAAGACAGCTGAACATTGAATGGTCTCGTAAAAGGCTGACTGTTTGACAGCTGGGTGTTTTTCCCACCAGATGCACTTCTTTATCTCCCAAGAGCAGGAATACAAAGGAAAAGGTACTCCTCTAGAGAAGGAATATGCGGGTAATGGGCACACTATTGCTAATTTAGCGAGTCGGGGAGATTACGGTCTTCCTCCTTATAGTTTGTCAGCTTCTGTCTGACAAATAATTGTCGTGTGTTGCCAGAAGGAGTGGTTGTTACCGCAATGCTAGGTAAAGAATATAGCTTAGCCAGCCTGAAAACTCAAGTATTGGGTACTTGAGGTGTTGATACAGATGGATTCTGTAAGACCTTCTGCTGCACGCTTTGTTAGCTGATGGTAAGTGCAACAAACTCCTAGTCATTCAGTGCTAATGGGAATCCCTTTCTAAAAGTCTACCATGACAAAGGCATTAACTTCAATGCATAGTTAGGAATGTCCTACCATTCTGTAGCCAGATCTCCACGAAGTCTTGTTTGTCTCTCCTGGCATAATCctctattaattttcttctgttctagCCATGTTTGCTGTAGCAGTGAGAACTGCATCCAGCTCACTGATGGAGCAAAAAACCTCCAGCTGTTCGTCCTTCAGGTTGACTAGCTAAGATGCCAGTGTCCCAAAGACTGGCATTCGCATGGTAGGAAGAAAGGATCGAAGAAGATGTgaatttgctttcaaaattaacagctgtaataatttaaaataagtaaacCAAAAGTGGGGTACTGAGGAGGATTGGAGAGCAATATAGAACACACAAACCCAAACTGTATCAGAA
Coding sequences within:
- the SULT6B1 gene encoding sulfotransferase 6B1, yielding MAEDKQAFVDEINKALAKSEGLTLKDLLFSYRGTPYPVTVCSVETFQALENLEARRDDMVLVSYPKCGVNWLIQILSDLIFTTIQSKPVSAELPFIECGDPDKYQRMKQIPSPRILATHLNYDCLPKSIFKNKAKILVLFRNAKDTAVSFFHFHNNVSSVPSYSSWDEFFSEFMNGKVGWGSYFDHAVTWNKHIEDENTMIIIYEDLKENLTASVKQIAEFFGFSPTAEQIQSIADRATFQAVKDKAEETHGAVGSILFRKGVVGDWKNLFTEAQNQEMDAKFKVCLEGTKLGAKLKYDVYCKI